One Terriglobia bacterium DNA segment encodes these proteins:
- a CDS encoding NUDIX hydrolase N-terminal domain-containing protein, with protein sequence MTCVTPPRWLEWAREIQALAQSGNSYALNEYQVERYRRLMEIAAEIITEHAGVGYVPLVNAFRAQIGYATPRIDVRGAVFRNGRLLLVKERADGGWTMPGGWADVGDAPSGSAEREVLEEAGFRVRARRVIGVYDANRTGPLELFHAFKIVFLCDLIDGEARASVETSEVAFFAPAEIPAQLSGERTLPRHIKDAFAALADPDRPTQFD encoded by the coding sequence ATGACATGCGTTACACCACCACGCTGGCTCGAGTGGGCACGCGAGATCCAGGCTCTGGCCCAAAGTGGAAACAGCTACGCGCTGAATGAATATCAGGTTGAGCGTTACCGGCGGCTGATGGAAATCGCCGCTGAAATCATCACCGAGCACGCTGGGGTCGGATACGTCCCGCTGGTGAATGCCTTCCGCGCGCAAATAGGCTATGCCACTCCCCGCATCGATGTAAGAGGCGCCGTCTTTCGGAATGGCAGGCTTTTGCTGGTCAAAGAGCGCGCAGACGGCGGTTGGACCATGCCCGGCGGGTGGGCTGATGTGGGGGATGCGCCCTCCGGGAGCGCAGAACGGGAAGTCTTGGAGGAAGCCGGATTCCGAGTCAGGGCGCGCAGGGTGATAGGCGTCTATGACGCGAATCGGACCGGCCCCCTTGAGCTGTTTCACGCTTTTAAGATCGTCTTCCTTTGCGATTTGATCGATGGCGAAGCGCGAGCGAGTGTCGAAACATCGGAAGTAGCATTCTTCGCTCCCGCCGAAATCCCCGCGCAGCTTTCCGGAGAGCGCACCTTGCCACGTCATATCAAGGACGCCTTTGCGGCACTTGCCGATCCCGACCGCCCAACACAGTTTGATTGA